Below is a window of Candidatus Saccharimonadales bacterium DNA.
AAAAACCTTGTGAATAAAACGAAGAACCGCATTATTGCACTTGATTATCTTCGTGGCTTTTTTATTCTTGTTATTATCGTCGATCACTTGTGGCGCTGGCCAAATATTTTTCAATATGTCAGTGGTCGAGGGGAGCTATGGACATCTGCTGCTGAGGGCTTCGTAATTATTTCTGGATTACTTGTCGGCTATATACGTGGCTATAAAGACCGCAGTAAGCCCCTGCTCGAAGTAACTAAGAAACTTGTAAAACGAGGAATTATTCTCTACATCTGGATGATTATCACCACCCTGACGCTAGTCAGTATTTCGTGGCTCCTCACGTTCAAAGGAAATATAGCCTATATACCCATACCGACTAATGATTGGAAAGGTCTGATTACGAGTGTTCTTAGTTTTGATTATGTTCACACTCTCACCCATTTCTTATATCTTTATGCGATTTTCCTCTTTATATCACCTCTTGTTATATGGTTATTCAGGCAGCGCCTCGCATGGATTGTCGCAGTTGCATCTGGATTTCTCTGGTGGATTGGTCTTGTACAGGATATTGAATGGATGCAGTGGCAGGTATTATTCTTCATTCCAGCAATCGCTGGCTTTTACCTTGAAGCACTTCTTACTTGGTACCGTCAGCTTGGTTCCACAACAAAAAGAATTATTCGGTTATCGAGCATAGGCCTGACTCTAAGTACTGCGATCATATCCGCTGCCATTATCTTACCGACCGAACCAGCGACGTTCAAAAATATTCTTTTTAGTCGAGACCCCTTAACTTTAGCTAGAATAGCAATATCATTCGTTTGGTTTGTTGGACTCATAAGCCTATTCCAATATATATTGCCTTTTCTTGAGCG
It encodes the following:
- the opgC gene encoding OpgC domain-containing protein, with the translated sequence MNDKNLVNKTKNRIIALDYLRGFFILVIIVDHLWRWPNIFQYVSGRGELWTSAAEGFVIISGLLVGYIRGYKDRSKPLLEVTKKLVKRGIILYIWMIITTLTLVSISWLLTFKGNIAYIPIPTNDWKGLITSVLSFDYVHTLTHFLYLYAIFLFISPLVIWLFRQRLAWIVAVASGFLWWIGLVQDIEWMQWQVLFFIPAIAGFYLEALLTWYRQLGSTTKRIIRLSSIGLTLSTAIISAAIILPTEPATFKNILFSRDPLTLARIAISFVWFVGLISLFQYILPFLERYFSWLLRVLGQNSLTAYIVHIVPLMICQFFLVEVDNFWINSLLALACILVTWSILKIPHINKFIPR